A region of the Candidatus Aegiribacteria sp. genome:
GATTCCGATGAATTCTTTCTTCGTTCTTCCTGCCTTGCAGATTACAGAGACAACCTCAAAACCTTTTTCGGTCAGAAAACTCTCTATAGCTCCAGCTTCTCTTGAAAGACCTGTGCAGAAAGCAAGCCCCAGCTTACTGAAGTCCATTTTTTTCGCGAATTCAACTATCTCAAGAAGCCGTGGTTTACAGGGTTCAGGACAGGTATTCTGCGGACTTCTGTTCCGGTAACCTTCGCCCTCCTGAATTGAAGCCTGCCTGGCGAATTCCCTGATATCCTGATTCTCGAACTCAACATTTGCTTTTTTAAGAAGTTCGGTATTAGCAGTCGGACAGTACGGTAAAGCTTTTCCCGACTGTGTTGAACACAGACGTTCTTCAGCAGTATAGGGACATCTTGCACAGGATGGATATTCTCTTTCCATGTTATTCAACTCCGGACATTCCACATACTGTTCAGTGTTCAGTATGAAGCGTTCTGTATGTTACGCAGAATTTCCACGAACATATCAGGATTTTCAGGTGAGACAACAATTACCTGTTTATCAAATGTAAGAACCACGCAGTTTCTGAAATCAGTGACAAAAGCCCGGAAGGAACCAAGTTT
Encoded here:
- a CDS encoding DUF1847 domain-containing protein, which codes for MEREYPSCARCPYTAEERLCSTQSGKALPYCPTANTELLKKANVEFENQDIREFARQASIQEGEGYRNRSPQNTCPEPCKPRLLEIVEFAKKMDFSKLGLAFCTGLSREAGAIESFLTEKGFEVVSVICKAGRTKKEFIGIKDSEKIRPGTDESVCNSIFQAMVLNEAKTEFNIMIGLCVGHDSLFLKYSDAFCTVLAAKDRTSAHNPLAAVYTLESYSRYLKED